The following are encoded in a window of Trichormus variabilis 0441 genomic DNA:
- a CDS encoding DNA sulfur modification protein DndB, translated as MFGVQKSPVYGTYGEFTVGSDGDRVRAQFLLTKMKPGSEGTWENELASQMVPWREVFDIEELTFDELLQRDLDDSRVAHDLIPYLLGEKEASARFFPPILAVLVPKNSNYTGIQPYYPEPRTLTEEAITFGDLFDFNKIKLEEIVTPIGEIKYNRQRTAFVIADGQHRAMAILALHRQINKSWGADRYASFYNHISLNAEQIKHIELPVCIIFLPDLHEANQEYIQKGIDLKRVCREIFLVVNKTAKRVSQSRELLLDDEDFAARMMRTTLSKLKGRGEESSSIARIYSFAFGDSESDLGKQVVSGQLQYSSAVALYKMHAAVAFGNPDAFNFDEPSNITDGRSIKNTARPVEILRGTLLEKWQSLSRTSAKYYPPSEVELAVDLLATISDIALIKLFDGFKPFTVQNAEMRALRTRLLDSDARADLIQSKCYSLMFEGSGVRNVFEEHRQRLLDRHKDLTDEGKSVGDYITNQLNDANAVVKALDKREDEIKKLRAAQLFNIDYKRFFSTEGNDEDIKELLIRSKSIFDTISTQAFQLGYLMTIHSVVELILEPNTSYDNRIKHIEFISNLYIDALNIFFSSNSDVEHYTLNGLVKEPRIKVFDTSDLGLRKLLMFSGVKELNERQWVFFRYVILEIVHSKYAYRAIYDGLNRSADSTIADAYKYKLPSLIESVLKLREEYILKAIQAGLNSSDFKREIDLIKAECRGQGRSENEIEEIVKEKEIQTGKDIRDKCEDNIKASLGEFANHSKIIQRLILTKSPNEEPY; from the coding sequence ATGTTTGGTGTACAGAAAAGTCCAGTATATGGTACTTATGGTGAATTTACAGTTGGCTCGGACGGAGATCGTGTACGCGCTCAGTTTCTATTAACAAAAATGAAACCGGGTTCTGAGGGAACCTGGGAAAATGAGCTTGCTTCTCAAATGGTACCTTGGCGTGAAGTATTTGATATAGAAGAGCTAACGTTCGATGAATTATTGCAACGTGACCTTGATGATTCTCGTGTTGCTCATGACCTTATTCCCTATTTGCTAGGAGAGAAAGAAGCATCAGCGAGATTTTTTCCACCTATACTTGCAGTTCTTGTTCCTAAAAATAGCAACTATACAGGTATTCAGCCATACTATCCAGAACCAAGGACTTTAACTGAAGAAGCTATTACCTTCGGAGATTTATTTGACTTTAATAAAATAAAGTTGGAAGAAATAGTTACTCCAATTGGTGAAATTAAGTATAACCGCCAAAGAACTGCATTTGTCATTGCAGATGGGCAGCATCGTGCGATGGCTATTTTAGCTTTACATCGTCAAATCAATAAAAGTTGGGGTGCTGATCGCTATGCTTCTTTTTATAACCACATTTCATTAAATGCAGAACAAATTAAACATATAGAATTACCTGTATGTATTATTTTTCTGCCCGATTTACATGAAGCAAATCAAGAATATATACAAAAAGGAATAGATTTAAAAAGAGTATGTCGTGAAATATTTTTAGTTGTAAATAAAACTGCAAAACGAGTTAGTCAATCACGAGAATTGCTATTAGATGACGAAGACTTTGCTGCTCGAATGATGCGGACAACCTTATCAAAATTAAAAGGAAGAGGTGAAGAAAGCTCTTCAATAGCACGTATTTATTCTTTTGCGTTTGGTGATTCTGAATCTGATTTAGGTAAGCAAGTTGTATCAGGTCAATTACAATATTCTTCTGCTGTTGCTTTATATAAAATGCACGCAGCAGTTGCATTCGGAAATCCAGACGCTTTTAACTTTGATGAGCCATCTAATATTACTGATGGTAGAAGTATAAAAAACACTGCTCGTCCTGTAGAAATTTTAAGAGGTACGCTTCTAGAAAAGTGGCAATCGCTTTCTCGTACCTCTGCCAAATATTATCCTCCTAGCGAGGTCGAACTAGCAGTTGATTTATTGGCAACAATTTCTGATATAGCTTTGATCAAATTATTTGATGGATTTAAACCATTTACTGTCCAAAATGCAGAAATGAGAGCATTGCGTACTCGCTTGCTTGACTCAGATGCGCGTGCTGATTTAATCCAAAGTAAATGTTATAGTTTGATGTTTGAAGGTAGTGGAGTCAGAAATGTATTTGAAGAGCATCGTCAACGCCTGCTTGATAGACATAAAGACCTCACCGATGAAGGAAAATCAGTTGGAGATTATATTACTAATCAGCTGAATGATGCGAATGCTGTAGTGAAAGCGCTTGATAAACGGGAAGACGAAATTAAAAAACTTAGAGCAGCACAGTTGTTCAATATTGATTATAAAAGGTTCTTCTCAACAGAAGGTAATGATGAAGACATCAAAGAATTACTAATACGCTCTAAGTCTATTTTTGATACGATATCTACACAAGCTTTTCAGCTTGGTTACTTAATGACAATTCATTCAGTTGTTGAGCTAATTTTAGAGCCAAATACTTCATACGATAATCGTATTAAGCATATTGAATTTATTTCAAACCTCTATATAGATGCCCTGAATATATTTTTCTCATCTAATTCAGATGTAGAGCATTATACTCTGAATGGTCTAGTTAAAGAACCGAGAATTAAAGTATTTGATACAAGTGATTTGGGTTTAAGAAAACTGTTAATGTTTAGTGGTGTTAAAGAGCTAAATGAGAGACAGTGGGTATTTTTTCGTTATGTTATTTTAGAAATTGTTCATTCAAAATATGCTTACAGAGCAATATATGATGGATTAAATCGATCTGCTGATTCAACAATTGCTGATGCTTATAAATATAAATTGCCAAGTTTAATTGAGAGTGTGCTTAAACTACGGGAAGAATATATTTTAAAAGCTATCCAAGCAGGGTTGAACTCATCAGATTTCAAACGCGAAATTGATCTAATCAAAGCTGAATGTCGTGGTCAAGGAAGAAGCGAGAACGAAATCGAAGAAATTGTTAAGGAAAAGGAAATACAAACAGGTAAAGATATACGTGATAAATGTGAAGATAATATTAAAGCTAGCTTAGGTGAATTTGCTAACCATAGTAAAATTATCCAGCGTCTTATATTAACAAAATCGCCAAATGAAGAGCCATACTAA
- a CDS encoding phosphoadenosine phosphosulfate reductase family protein, whose translation MNKKPVRHILGLSGGKDSTALAVLMRQKYPEIKMEYFFCDTHKELPETYEYLERIKARLGIKIHYLSEKRGFDHWLAIHDGLLPSPQMRWCTVKMKIKPLEEFVGNDEAISYIGIRADENREGYISRKPNIKPVFPFKEHGLVKADIIRILEESGIGLPKYYQWRSRSGCFFCFFQRKYEWVMLAQEHPELFAEAVKYERQHSDGRRFTWSEGESLLELLSRKHEIIAEHEKAIAKEKKKTPNKTLAEALEEVLDSEDDEQPCFACHL comes from the coding sequence ATGAACAAAAAACCAGTTAGGCACATATTAGGTTTGTCTGGCGGTAAAGATAGTACTGCATTAGCGGTACTAATGCGCCAGAAATACCCAGAAATTAAAATGGAATATTTTTTCTGCGACACTCACAAAGAGTTACCAGAAACCTATGAATATCTTGAGCGTATTAAAGCACGTCTTGGTATTAAAATTCATTATCTTAGTGAAAAACGGGGCTTCGACCACTGGCTAGCAATTCATGATGGTTTGCTGCCTTCACCTCAAATGCGCTGGTGTACTGTCAAGATGAAAATTAAACCTTTAGAGGAGTTTGTGGGGAATGATGAGGCTATTAGTTACATTGGGATTCGTGCTGACGAAAATAGAGAGGGGTATATTTCCAGGAAACCTAATATTAAACCTGTTTTCCCTTTTAAAGAACATGGCTTAGTTAAGGCTGATATCATCCGCATACTTGAAGAAAGCGGAATTGGACTGCCAAAATATTACCAATGGCGTAGCCGCTCAGGCTGTTTCTTTTGTTTCTTTCAACGTAAGTATGAATGGGTAATGCTGGCTCAGGAACATCCTGAGTTATTTGCTGAGGCTGTTAAGTATGAAAGACAACACAGTGATGGCAGGCGTTTTACATGGTCTGAAGGAGAATCGCTGTTAGAACTGCTTTCTCGGAAACATGAAATTATTGCCGAGCATGAAAAAGCAATAGCTAAGGAGAAAAAAAAGACACCAAATAAAACTCTTGCTGAAGCGTTAGAAGAAGTTCTCGACAGTGAAGATGATGAACAACCTTGTTTTGCTTGTCACCTGTAA